The following are from one region of the Aspergillus luchuensis IFO 4308 DNA, chromosome 4, nearly complete sequence genome:
- the MCH1 gene encoding MFS transporter (COG:U;~EggNog:ENOG410PHCI;~InterPro:IPR011701,IPR036259;~PFAM:PF07690,PF06813;~TransMembrane:10 (i76-98o118-138i145-165o180-204i216-235o255-277i477-494o514-534i541-564o584-605i);~go_function: GO:0022857 - transmembrane transporter activity [Evidence IEA];~go_process: GO:0055085 - transmembrane transport [Evidence IEA]), translating into MTPSRDKQDPAIDKRDFDAHRPLLDDADAEVDEQQRGHLRSRAGSCLSATNNDDGLLNDVVDEILERDRKKMAKEVVRISSFAWGVISCLGAGSITAFSLYGPLLLTRLHYTQLRVNAVAIAAEVSMYLPVPLFGYLCDRYSPSPLALFSGFVFGAGYLLAALAFKSGPPPDAGGEGWPFWVMIVAFIAIGVATSCMYLAAVATCAKNFGRGKHKGIMLAVPIAGFGLSGMWQSQVGTYFLCDRLEDGARGDVNVYKYFLFLAILLFCIGVIGTFALRIVDENEDKYIDEAVEELERSGLLEESEFFRPRNEVRAAYGTFSQADDGTGSDGDQTLTLSEEEREAARLEKEREEEERRKKNWLLNYETRIFFQDKSMWWLAIGFFLVTGPGEAYINNLGTIVQSLTPVSNITNASSPAGLPSTHVSTIALTSTIARLLTGSLSDLFAPPATHLFPSPLESSRPASVTSATNRTTFTRLAFLLPSAFLLSIGYLLLSSPIPLQYPGLTHLTTALIGLGYGSAFSLVPIIISVVWGVENFATNWGIVAMVPAAGAAVWGLVYSQGYQDAMDDGNGTNDGQCHGWRCFGFWAVGCTVSVWIAIGAWLIAWRYWRRRGVVV; encoded by the exons ATGACGCCATCCCGTGATAAGCAAGACCCAGCTATCGACAAGCGGGACTTTGATGCTCATCGCCCGTTACTagatgatgcagatgctGAGGTGGATGAGCAGCAGCGAGGACACCTACGGTCACGGGCAGGGTCATGTTTATCGGCCACCAACAATGACGATGGCCTCCTAAATGATGTTGTCGACGAGATCTTAGAAAGGgatagaaagaaaatggCCAAGGAAGTGGTGCGGATTAGCAGTTTTGCTTGGGGCGTTATCAGCTG TCTTGGAGCTGGTAGCATTACCGCATTCTCGCTATACGGACCCCTGTTGCTCACTCGCCTCCACTACACTCAACTCCGTGTCAATGCTGTTGCGATTGCCGCAGAAGTCTCGATGTACCTACCTGTTCCGCTTTTTGGATATCTCTGCGATCGGTACAGCCCATCTCCGCTGGCTTTATTCTCTGGTTTCGTGTTTGGGGCTGGCTACCTTCTGGCTGCACTCGCCTTTAAGAGTGGACCGCCTCCTGATGCAGGTGGCGAGGGCTGGCCGTTTTGGGTGATGATCGTGGCTTTCATTGCCATTGGCGTTGCTACAAGTTGTATGTACTTGGCTGCGGTCGCAACATGTGCCAAGAACTTTGGCCGGGGTAAGCATAAGGGCATTATGCTTGCTGTTCCTATCGCGGGATTTGGCCTTAGTGGCATGTGGCAGAGCCAGGTGGGAACGTACTTCCTGTGTGACCGACTGGAAGATGGTGCTCGTGGCGATGTCAACGTGTACAAGTACTTCTTATTCCTCGCGATCCTGTTGTTCTGCATTGGTGTGATCGGCACCTTTGCCCTCAGGATCGtggatgagaatgaagaCAAGTACATCGACGAGGCAGTAGAGGAATTGGAGCGCAGTGGCCTTCTTGAAGAGAGCGAATTCTTCCGGCCCAGGAACGAAGTTAGGGCTGCTTATGGAACGTTTTCGCAGGCCGACGACGGCACCGGATCCGATGGGGACCAAACTCTGACACTCTCAGAAGAGGAGCGAGAAGCAGCAAGActtgagaaggaaagggaggaagaagagcgtcgGAAGAAGAACTGGCTGCTGAACTATGAGACGaggatcttcttccaggaCAAGTCAATGTGGTGGCTTGCGATTGGCTTCTTCCTGGTCACTGGACCAGGAGAGGCATATATCAATAAC CTGGGCACTATTGTCCAATCCCTGACTCCCGTATCAAATATTACAAACGCCTCGTCACCTGCAGGCCTACCATCAACCCATGTCAGCACCATCGCGCTGACCTCCACCATTGCCCGACTTCTCACCGGCTCGCTCTCCGATCTTTTCGCCCCGCCAGCAACCCATCTCTTTCCCAGTCCTTTAGAAAGTAGTCGCCCTGCGTCCGTCACATCGGCGACCAACcgcaccaccttcacccgcCTTgcattcctcctcccctccgccttccttctctccatcggctacctccttctctcctcccccatcccccttcAATACCCCGGCTTGACCCACCTCACCACGGCCCTGATCGGTCTCGGCTACGGCAGTGCCTTTTCCCTTGTCccgatcatcatctccgTCGTCTGGGGCGTCGAGAACTTCGCCACCAACTGGGGTATCGTTGCAATGGTCCCAGCCGCTGGAGCAGCCGTCTGGGGTTTAGTGTATTCGCAAGGATAC
- a CDS encoding inositol polyphosphate kinase KCS1 (BUSCO:EOG09260PJ9;~COG:I,K,T;~EggNog:ENOG410QDKD;~InterPro:IPR005522,IPR038286;~PFAM:PF03770;~go_function: GO:0016301 - kinase activity [Evidence IEA];~go_process: GO:0032958 - inositol phosphate biosynthetic process [Evidence IEA]), with product MSRPPSATENTWSGPLVTPAASAQHDCSDGPELLQDKQQRHHDARSQLIHDDVVQQVPSPSRAESPTARQWATPVSTFTLKRPTTVPVERLSRPDRSHSPQLSERDSIFATHYLPSDTESAVTPQIAPVQDVHNEPPASLIPPLEDVSSTPSPISPHKVLPPRPTHVGPSHMEVDVRRKHSLGSPSLLPSAVPHSTPLLPVDSDATLGKRSQLPRRGSHTSVWESLQHLRKFAPDDAATKSAIAEDPSPHRSLLSASLNDASLATSHAATRSPTKKSPATNIEVISQPWSGQQIQDGARVMKPERSSSRGRRARVEQSIEANLANAEPTSHVRSRKSSHYLGLFKENTTSPDRKRKEERAGRLDELPEPHDKQQLTAHSEPRYSGERRDSNLHIPPVPEDTGLTGSKSLTHLSIADAPLFTPGAESETGPQMTTDNVVKSQPRALPRSLLEEIRNFHLTPGGGHGTSFSRSIPTQYAERNRDYFSKAPELHDHVESRLSPSDASREQRRGSGQFEEEEDEQISSAVYFPHERVTLSEEVDQVQPFTDGQDSVEPVGISTAQSSHVLVPKRQVVPEEQEANHVDISLRSKKDSRILHGDLQGRQDAPIDKLNEESLRSIPERPAEYSTESEPASADESGMSVRDEESSVTDEAEVTPTATPTQRSRLTRPRHKHEPAGPLGAVELKPYRHQVGGHTTVFRFSRRAVCKQLNNRENEFYERIERRHPEMLMFLPRYIGVLNVTFSKTPKRSKTPASHTERPDSSNAIHSTNNADNDGVAAADARSPTKNDVEPQRIFSQKQVTGIIPQVILENNRHIIPADLFSRGQRPRTADGSLSANRRFPGDFGQLRDEETQGCLLDGSQTLKKKQWGATTVNRKLQEQVLREVFSPPAVHHHRRHARGHLNLPRTSSDGIEIRRRANLSEDHTASSRRTIPEEPDSTQSGAIDINRQTSDGPGLSSSASTALDAGHNRLEKVRTEESPQRSSSLSRTRQVRRRRSGSGLQRRGSMTSGQPGGDLLFFDDEGYGGDKEDGIFSMEGDNPVPPPSHPATNASIPIAPKVPGADSVQLDGRVGNNVLSRSPVRTSTNHVDDAQLPSNPKEAQTRKDDRVQFFLLLEDLTAGMNKPCVLDLKMGTRQYGIEANEKKRKSQRRKCQSTTSQQLGVRLCGMQSWNVKKKEYSFEDKYFGRDLKSGREFQDALTRFLYDGASYRSVAKKIPAILEKLAKLENMIRKLKRYRLYASSLLILYDGDPHNLDKTSQNNGPSGSANMRDTLQRQVSDDGYSDVQLKIVDFANCVTGEDEISPDAPCPPQHPDDIDRGYLRGLRTLRMYFQRILKQITEDDYVERGEGEAIALGSQHASRDDSSQRYWDENVLETDPGEVSF from the exons GCATTTTTGCAACCCATTACCTCCCTTCTGATACCGAATCCGCCGTCACACCGCAAATTGCGCCCGTGCAAGATGTGCACAATGAGCCACCCGCTAGCCTGATACCTCCCCTCGAAGATgtttcttccactccttctccGATTTCCCCTCACAAGgtcctccctccccgtcctACTCACGTCGGCCCTTCCCACATGGAAGTTGACGTTCGCAGGAAGCATTCATTAGGCTCTCCCTCGTTGCTTCCATCGGCAGTCCCGCATTCTACCCCCCTCTTGCCGGTGGACTCTGATGCGACCTTGGGGAAGCGTTCCCAGTTGCCAAGACGGGGTTCGCATACATCAGTGTGGGAGAGCCTGCAACATCTTCGCAAATTCGCGCCGGACGATGCTGCGACGAAGTCTGCCATCGCGGAGGATCCATCGCCTCATCGCAGTCTTCTTTCCGCTTCTCTAAACGATGCTTCCTTGGCGACGTCCCATGCTGCAACACGCTCGCCTACCAAAAAATCTCCGGCTACCAACATCGAAGTCATCTCTCAGCCATGGTCCGGACAACAAATTCAGGACGGCGCACGTGTGATGAAACCCGAGCGAAGCTCGAGTCGGGGCCGCCGGGCCAGAGTAGAGCAGTCTATCGAAGCAAACCTGGCCAATGCAGAGCCGACCTCTCATGTGCGCAGCCGCAAGTCAAGCCACTACTTGGGCCTGTTCAAAGAGAATACCACATCACCCGATCGTAAACGCAAGGAAGAGCGCGCGGGTCGACTCGATGAGCTGCCAGAACCACACGACAAGCAGCAATTGACGGCTCATTCAGAACCTCGCTACTCTGGCGAACGCCGTGACTCGAATTTGCACATCCCGCCCGTGCCTGAGGATACGGGGTTGACAGGTTCCAAGAGCCTTACACATCTGTCTATTGCTGACGCTCCTCTGTTCACGCCAGGCGCCGAAAGCGAAACTGGACCGCAGATGACAACGGACAATGTGGTTAAATCCCAGCCTAGGGCCTTACCTCGCAGTTTGCTCGAGGAGATTCGCAACTTCCATCTCACTCCCGGGGGAGGTCATGGCACCTCGTTTTCACGGAGCATCCCAACCCAATATGCGGAGAGAAACCGAGATTACTTCTCCAAGGCACCTGAATTGCATGACCATGTCGAGTCACGTCTTTCTCCATCGGACGCGAGCAGAGAGCAACGCCGTGGCTCGGGGCAgtttgaggaagaggaagatgagcaaATTTCGTCTGCTGTCTATTTCCCACACGAGCGCGTCACTCTCTCCGAGGAAGTCGATCAGGTTCAACCTTTTACAGATGGCCAAGATAGCGTGGAACCCGTTGGTATCTCGACAGCGCAGAGTAGTCACGTTTTGGTGCCAAAGAGACAAGTCGTTCCTGAGGAGCAAGAAGCTAATCATGTGGACATATCCCTTCGATCTAAGAAAGATAGTAGAATCCTACACGGCGACCTGCAAGGCAGGCAGGATGCTCCCATAGACAAACTTAATGAAGAGTCTCTTCGTTCCATACCCGAGCGCCCTGCTGAATATTCAACAGAGTCCGAACCCGCGTCTGCCGACGAGAGCGGCATGTCTGTTCGTGATGAAGAGTCCAGCGTGACGGATGAGGCTGAGGTGACGCCGACGGCCACCCCGACTCAGCGCTCCCGTTTGACCCGTCCGCGTCACAAGCATGAACCGGCTGGTCCGCTTGGGGCTGTGGAGTTGAAGCCTTATCGCCATCAGGTTGGGGGCCATACAACCGTTTTTCGGTTTTCCCGTCGCGCTGTTTGCAAGCAACTCAACAATCGGGAAAACGAATTTTATGAGCGCATCGAGCGCAGGCATCCTGAGATGCTGATGTTTCTGCCTAG ATACATTGGCGTTCTGAATGTCACCTTTTCAAAAACTCCCAAGCGATCGAAGACCCCAGCGAGCCACACGGAACGCCCCGACAGTAGCAATGCGATCCATTCTACTAACAATGCGGACAATGATGGAGTGGCCGCCGCAGATGCCCGCAGCCCTACTAAGAATGACGTCGAACCGCAACGCATCTTCAGCCAAAAGCAGGTGACCGGCATAATTCCCCAAGTCATTCTCGAGAACAATCGTCATATAATCCCAGCCGATCTTTTCTCCCGCGGCCAGCGCCCAAGGACTGCTGACGGTTCCTTATCAGCTAATAGGCGCTTCCCCGGGGATTTCGGGCAGTTGCGAGACGAAGAGACTCAGGGCTGCCTTCTGGATGGGTCACAGACCctgaagaaaaagcaatggGGTGCCACCACTGTGAACAGGAAGCTGCAAGAGCAAGTTCTGCGTGAAGTCTTCAGTCCACCTGCCGtgcaccatcatcgtcgccatGCTCGAGGCCATCTCAATTTACCGAGGACATCATCAGATGGCATTGAAATCCGGCGGAGGGCCAATTTATCGGAAGACCATACGGCCAGCAGCCGCAGAACTATACCTGAAGAACCTGACTCCACACAGTCCGGGGCAATCGATATCAATAGGCAGACAAGTGACGGACCGGGTCTGTCATCTTCAGCATCGACGGCACTGGATGCGGGCCACAATCGTCTCGAGAAAGTGCGGACCGAAGAGTCTCCCCAACGTTCCAGCTCGTTATCCAGGACTCGGCAGGTGAGGCGGCGCCGATCTGGGAGCGGGTTGCAAAGACGGGGAAGCATGACTTCTGGGCAGCCGGGAGGCGATCTGCTGttctttgatgatgaaggttACGGCGGTGATAAGGAAGACGGGATATTCTCAATGGAGGGCGATAATCCGgtccctccaccatcccatcctgcCACGAATGCTTCAATCCCAATAGCCCCCAAAGTTCCAGGAGCGGACTCTGTGCAGCTTGATGGCCGCGTGGGTAACAATGTCCTTTCCCGGTCTCCAGTCCGAACCAGCACCAATCATGTCGATGATGCGCAACTTCCTTCTAACCCCAAAGAGGCCCAGACCAGGAAAGACGATCGAGTGcaattctttcttttgctgGAAGATCTTACTGCGGGCATGAACAAACCATGTGTCTTGGACCTCAAGATGGGGACTCGCCAGTATGGAATCGAGGCCAATGAGAAGAAACGCAAGTCACAGAGACGCAAATGCCAGTCAACGACGTCCCAGCAATTAGGCGTTCGTCTATGCGGAATGCAATCGTGGAATGttaagaagaaagagtacTCCTTTGAAGACAAATACTTTGGACGAGACTTGAAATCGGGGCGTGAATTCCAGGATGCTCTTACTCGCTTTCTCTACGATGGTGCGAGTTACAGAAGTGTGGCGAAAAAGATACCCGCCATTCTCGAAAAGCTGGCCAAGCTGGAAAACATGATTCGGAAGCTCAAGCGCTATCGCTTGTATGCCAGCAGTCTTCTGATTCTTTACGATGGAGACCCCCATAATCTCGACAAGACATCTCAAAACAATGGCCCCTCCGGGTCGGCCAATATGCGGGACACTCTACAACGCCAGGTTTCAGATGATGGGTACTCGGATGTGCAGTTGAAGATAGTTGATTTTGCTAATTGCGTTACGGGCGAGGATGAAATATCGCCTGATGCTCCCTGCCCTCCGCAGCATCCAGATGATATTGATCGTGGCTATCTTCGGGGCCTACGAACCCTTAGGATGTACTTCCAGCGCATCTTGAAACAGATCACCGAAGACGATTACGTTGAAAGAGGCGAAGGGGAAGCGATTGCGCTTGGCTCCCAGCACGCCAGCCGCGATGATTCCTCTCAACGCTATTGGGACGAGAATGTACTGGAGACTGACCCTGGCGAGGTTAGCTTCTAG